The DNA segment TGTGACACCCTTTTCAACACCCTTAAACCCCAGGCTCCCCATTTACCTCAGAGACgtctatttttgtgtctttttaatcGGGGAGGGGGGGTGGTTGTAGCtcccattattttttttattaagaagcaCCCTTCTTCCACCATGTTTCCTGTCCCATGTACAAAGCTCACCAGGCCCTTGACCATGTACAGCCCCCAGAACCTCTGCAATCTCACTTTTTTTGTGAataaatttattaagaaaaaagtgATGTTCACGTTTGTATTTGCGGTAAGAGGGAATGGGTATCCAGAATTTGGTTCCATTGGAGCCTTTCTGGGACCCAATTCCGTCTCTGAACAGACGGGGGCGCTCTCCGAGCAGAAGGGAAAGGACCCCGGGGATGGAGTAGGCCCCACACTTGTGCCCTAACAGTTTAGTGGCGCTAGGAAGACAAACCTTGAGACTTGTGAAGCCGCGGAGAAGCCTAAAACTAGAGTGCAGGCATTGGCACGCCAGGTTTCGCCGGAGAGGGGAACTGCCCCTCGAGAGCAAGGCACCCAAGAAGCCCTGTTGACAAACACTGTTTTCGTTGCCGGGCCGCCCTAGCTCCCGTAGGCCCTGACTGTTGCTAACATCAAAGGGCTGTTTATAGCGCCATCTCCCCACGGACCGGCCTGCGAGTGTCTCTCTCTCCGACCAAGGCTCATGGGGCCCTCCCTCCAGGGTTCTCACGGCAGGCCTAGGAAGCCTGAGCTGGGGAATGCTAGCTCCCGGATTCAGCTTCTCGCTCTCTTGACCCTGGGGAAGGCAGTGCGGGGCACCGCACCTAACTCTGATTAGGCAACGAACCGGTTAACCCGTTCCACGCAGCGGACTCTGGAAGTGGCTGCCGCTCCGCTGGCTACGTCACTGCCAATTCGGCGTTTTCATTGGTGGATGTATCCAGAGCTCGCCAATCCAGAACCTGCCTTCCAGGACCCACCAATCCTGAAGCGGTAGAGCGAAGCGCAGCGGCGGGCCGCCAGAATGGAGGGGACGGAGAGTCGGAGGGACCCGAAAAGTTAGGGGCGGGGACACCACACTTGAACCTGCTCACCAGCTAAGGCTGGGAAAGCCCTGTGCGCAGAATTCTGGCCCCCGGAGGGcttgagctggggagatagcGTGGGCGTGGGCCTTATCTGCACACTGACAAGAGATACTGGTCCTAGGGCCTCTGTATCACTCATTTTCTCTGGTTCCCCCTATCTCCTGGGTAAGTCCTGGCCGCTGACCGAAGACACTTCCACCAGCACTTACAGGCGCGCCTTGCCTTAGATGCTCACAAATCAGTAAGTGCCCAGAGATGGGGGTACGGGACCAGTGGGGGTTTCTGCAGTTGTAAAACAGGGTGCCTCCAGTTCTGCCGGGTTTCTCGACCTTTCCCCTAGGCCTTACAATGGGCCGGACTGTGATCGTGCTTGGCGGAGGTATCAGTGGATTGGCCGCAAGTTATCATCTGATCCGAGGCCCCTGTCCCCCTAAAGTGAGTGCCCACTAGAACCAGAGAAAGACTCTTTAACACTCAACATTTGCAGCAGAAACTGGATAGATTTTGTCCCGTGGAATGTgcagcccaccccccacccccagtcccctTTCCCTGCACCCACAGTGTCTCACTTTTGGCGCCAGGTGATCTTAGTGGAGGGCAGCAAGCGTTTGGGAGGCTGGATCCGCTCAGTCCGAGGATCAAATGGTGCGATCTTTGAACTTGGACCTCGAGGAATTAGGCCGGCTGGAGTGCTGGGAGCCCGAACTCTGCTCCTGGTGAGCATCTTGTGGACTGTATGGGACAGGTAGTGGAGGAGAGCTTTCCAAAGGGATAGAGTTGCAGAGGGGAAAGACATTTGTGGGGCCAGTTTTTCCTTAGTGTCTCCTCTTCTTGAGGGTTTGTGGAGAACAGGTTTCTGAGCTTGGCTTGGAGTCGGAAGTCTTGCCTGTCCGAGGGAATCATCCAGCTGCCCAGAACAGGTTCCTGTATGTGGGCGGTGCTCTGCACCCCCTACCCTCTGGCCTCAGGTAACAGTTCACCTCCTAACTGTACTTACACCCCTTCCATTTGCTCCCGGTCAGCCTTTCCAGCCACAGGggttaaatgaatgaaaataaccCCCAGGAACTGGGAAGGTGCCTCCGGAGCTTTCTTTTCACTGTGCCTTCCTCCACGCAGGGGGCTACTCCGTCCTTCACCCCCCTTCTCCAAACCTCTATTTTGGGCTGGGCTGAGGGATTTGATGAAGCCCAGGGGCAAAGAGCCTGATGAGACCGTGCACAGTTTTGCCCAGCGCCGCCTTGGACCTGAGGTGACATTGCTCAGAGGTGGTCTCAAACCTCTCTCTTCCTAAATCAGCTGCTGCGTCTAGGGATGTCCTCTTTCTGTTGTCGGAATCTCCAAATCTCAGTCTTGGGAAtaaatacctttctttcctttccttgtgtATACCTTGTGTTACAATGGGAACACCCCCAACACgaactctctccttccctcttccctcccaagCAGGGCCCATGAAAATCAGTCAGGGTGGCTTATTCCTTGGCCCCTCAGACCCAGTCTTATCCTTAAGGTGGCCTCTTTAGCCATGGACAGCCTTTGCCGAGGAGTGTTTGCAGGCAACAGCCGTGAGCTCAGTGTCCGCTCCTGCTTTCCCAGTctcttccaagctgagcaaacccACCGGTCCATATTACTGGGGCTGCTGCTGGGGGCAGGTGAGGGGGAGGGGTCATTGGTTCAAAGGGTGAAATATAAAGCCTGTCAAAGTGAGGCACTTCATACAAGGGGTACTATTTTGATAGTATGTTTTGCCTCCTTTTAGGACAGAGTCTACAGCCAGATTCCTCATTAATTCGTCAGGCCCGGGCTGAGCGATGGAGCCAGTGGTCACTCCGTGGAGGGCTGGAGATGTTGCCCCAGGCCCTTCACAACCACCTAACTAGTAAAGGAGTCACTGTCTTCAAAGGCCGGCCAGTCTGTGGGCTCAGTCTCCAGCCAGAAGGGCGATGGAAGGTAGGAGAACCCTCTGGAGTGTAGTAAGCCTGTATCAGTGttactggttttgttgttgctgatgtTATTTTGAATATTGCAAAAATATATTTAGCAAAAAGCTTCATATGAAAATGTTCACGACCCAATTTTATACCATAGGAAAACAGGCCCTCTGGGTGGGGAGGGATGTGGACTTCTCTGCTGAACATTCATTTCTTTAAACTTGGTCCAAGACTTTAAAACATGATGGTACTGTTTCCTCATGACTATCACTCTAATATTCCGTTGCCTACTAGTTGCCATCTCTATGTACCTACCAGTCATAAAATTCATAAAGGCATCAAAGTCCTGCAGTATTCCTTGGACATATCTGCCACCTTTTAATGTCTGTGATAACTTCTTGTCCATACATTTCTTCTGCTATGGAGTGAGCGGGGAACTGAAGaaatagctcaacagttaagagcatatactacctttgcagaagacctgggttcagttcccagaacccacgtcaggtagctcacaactgcctgtaattgcAGCTCAGGGACTCAGGCGACCTCTACTGGACTCCAcaagcacctgcattcatgtgtacacacacacacacacacacacacacacacacacacacacacacacacacactgtgtcacTATCTTTAAGTGGTTTGACCAGGTCAGGACTGATAGCACTGGACGACTGTTTTCTTGCCTTAGAGAAGCTATTTAGATATTGGCTATCTCAGGTTCCTAGGCTTTATTTGTGAGCCTTCCTCAAAAAGCCCTTAGGTATGTGAATGGTAGTGCTTGTGAGTGTCTGGGGACAGGGAAAGGACAACCCACCTTCATTGAACATTTCAGAGCAGCCACACTGGCCTCTTTCTGGATTATACAGAGGATTTTTGTTGTTCAGATGATACTGTCATTCATATTCTTTATCCTGGGTCAGCACCTGTTTCTTGGGTACCTGGGAAACTAAGAGTGAGGCTGCAAAATCTCACTTACCTATGAAGTCTTCATAACACCCTCTCCCTCAAATGTTATCACTCAGGTGTCTCTAGGGGACAGCAGTCTGGAGGCTGACCACATTATTAGTGCCATTCCGGCTGCAGGTAATGGAATAGTCCCTCCCTTTCCCTAACCATCAAGAGGCAATAGTATGCCTTCCTATGCTGGCAGGGCCACACTGGGTTCCTGAACTGGTCATCCCTGAGAGGTTCCTATAGACAAAGCTAGCCCAGTAGGAATGCCTCTGCCTCATCCCCAGTGCTCAGCAAGCTGCTCCCTGCTGAGGCTACACCTCTTGCTCATGTCCTGAGTACCATCACTGCTGTGTCTGTCGCTGTGGTGAACCTGCAGTACCAAGGAGCGTGTCTGCCTGTTCAGgtatgagaaagaggaggaggaaaggaggggagacaCAGGCTGAGTGAGAGCCCTTCCCTGCTGATTCACAGACACCTTCCTCTCCAGGGATTTGGACATTTGGTGCCATCATCAGAAGACCCAGCTGTCCTGGGAATCGTGTATGACTCAGTTGCTTTTCCTGAGCAGGATGGGAACCCTCCATGTCTCAGAGTAACAGTGAGAGAAGCAAACTTTGCTCATGGTGGGGTTTCCAAAGGACTCCTCTGTGCCTTAGTGTAGGCACGTGCAGGACGGTCGATGCTGTACTTCCTCACAGGTGATGTTGGGAGGCTACTGGTTAGAGAAACTAGAAGCTAAAGGCCATGAACTGTCTCCAGAGCTGTTCCAACAGCAAGCACAGGAAGCAGCTGCCACACACTTAGGACTGAGGGAGCGACCCAGTCACTGCTTGGTGCATTTACACGAGGTGAGCTGAGATAAACTCTTATTAGTTCCCCGTTGAAAGCAAGGGCTAACATGTTTATCAGTGTGTCAGCCAAGGTCTTGGAAACCAGCAATAAACTTTCCCTTATATCTTATCTCTCCCTAGAACTGTATCCCTCAGTATACACTAGGCCACTGGCAAAAACTCGGTAAGTTGGGAGAGCGGCTGGGCTGAGGAAGTCAGACCCCGGCTATATAACATTCCTTTCACCCTTCCTTACCTTTCAGAGTCAGCTCTGCGTTTCCTGACGGCTCAAAGGCTGCCCCTGACTTTGGCTGGAGCTTCCTATGAGGGGGTCGCTGTCAATGACTGTATAGAGAGTGGGCGTCAGGCAGCACTCGCTGTCCTGGGCACAGAATCTAACAGCTGACCCCCCTCTCTCCTgctcatgaaaataaaacttgCTGGAACTTGGTTTGGTCTTGCTGTTCTATCAACCTCCAGGCTTGCTGGGGccggggtgggggatgggagaggatAAAATGGTCTGGAATACAGAAAGCAGGAGCAAAGATGAGACTACGTCCTTTATTAGAAAAGGTATCAAAATCCCAGCCCCCTGGGCCAAGACCAGGAGAGCTACTCCAGCACTGGCAGGAAATGCCCTGGTAGGGGCTTCCTCCACCAGAACAGCTTCTTGGGAAccataaatagaataaatattcaCAGAGGTCCCAGGAGGAGCCAGGTCACTCTTGGAAAGGAGTGATATCCATGGACGAGGAAGGGGCTTGGGGTCCAGCCCTGCTCCTACCCCGGGGGCCGGGGACTCCTAGGATTCGTCACATAAAATGACAACAAGGATTCACAGTCATAAGCCCTGACAGGTGGCCCCTAGAAAGAGGAACCTCCAGGTCTAGAGGAGCCCAGCTCCAATCTAGCAGTGAGGAGAGGTCCCTGCCCCCCAGCACAGCACTAGGGTTAGTCCCCTCACATCCCTCCAAAAGCAGTGAGGAACAGAGGGCGTGGGGAATACAACCCCTCTGACTCAGTTTCATGATTAACGTGGACAAAGAAGAATCAGTGTGAACCATGGGGAGCTGTGTGGTTGGCAGTAGGCAGAGGGCCAGGCCTAGCTGGGGGCCGGCGTTGTAGCATCTCTTGTCGGAAGGCCTGGGAGGAACCCGGTGGGTATCGGGGACCAGAGGGAGCCCGAGGACCTCGAGGGTCAGTCCCAATGTCTGCAGTGATGTTGGTATAGAGAGGACCCAGCTCTCTAGCCAGCAACTGGTATGTCAGTGAATTCATTCCATCTTGTGTCCAAGAATTCTGGGTACGGACCAGGAGGTCAAATCTGAGGGTTAAAGGTTTAAGACTAAGATCTAAAAGGAACAGTCTGAGACTTGGGGGCATTTAGGAGTTTTCCTGAAGAGAGGAACAGTGGGACCCCAATAAACATTCCCTTCCTACCTGTGGGGATTTTCCTCGTTGCCTCTGTCCCCTCTGTGCTTCACCATCTTGTAGTGCCCCACAGAGGTGGGGGGTCGGGAGATCTTCATCCCAGCCAGGCGTACCctatgagaaaaggaaaggagtctGGGAGGagctagaaatggaaaaaaagttgCTGGCAGGTAAATGAGAAAAGTAAAGACCATCAAGGAAGCGATGGCATCAGCCTGAACACAAAGAGTCATGACATCTGTCTGGCAAGAACAGAAAAATGTGCCGGGTGggggcggcgcatgcctttaatcctagcacttgggaggcagaggcaggcagatctttgtgagttcgaggccagcctggtctacagagtgagatccaggaaaggcgcatagctacacagagaaaccctgtcttgaaaaaccaaaaaaaaaaaaaaaaaaaaaaaaaaacaaaaaacccagaaaaatcaaataaataaaaactgccaAGTATGAGAAGTATGAGAAGGCCGGAGAAGATCAAATAGAAGAATGTGAAGCCGTCAGGTGAATCTAAGTCCGCAGGGCCTGATGCCACGAGCCCTGGGGCCTTACAAGAACTGGCAGAGGTAGACAGGTAACTTTCAGACTCCTTTTAAAGGGCTCCTAGCAGTTGCCCTTGGAGTCTTGGGAGGACAAAGAAAGGGGCCATTTTGTCTAAAGCATAGGAATGGCAGACCCACACTCagccatctctgcctctgcccctttgGGCATTGAAAGTGGGGCTTACCCtatggatacggaagatggttgtttggcttgaactgtttggggggcacccaggcagggggatcgggatctgtccctggtctatgggcaggcttctggaatccagtgcctgtggtgtgacaccttgcacagccttggtgcagtgggaaggggcttggacctgcctaggctcagtgtgctgggctctgctgactccccatgggagacctcgatttgggggatgtggagatgcagggtggcttgggaaagagggctggggggtgggaggagggagaaggggggagtctgtggatagcatgtggagtgagtagaaaatttcttaataaagaaaaatgaaaaaaaaaaaagaaagtggggcTTACATATGTGAAACATACATATGACCACCGAGCTGCAGCCCCTAGCCCAGCAAGTCTTACTTAGAAATAGTGTCTAAACTCCCCAACTCCTTTCTAGCTACTGCCATGTGTAAAAGAGAAGAGCAGAAGCAGACAGGTGATCAGGACCTTAAACAAGCCCCAATTCTGAAACACAGAAGCAAGAGGTGGAGGTACTCTGACAAagaaccgaaaaaaaaaaaaatacatctagaAGTATTTTcagtgtgtgaaacacacacagagagatgagaATTCACATAAAGATGTCATTACAGGCGACATAATGGGAGGCGATGGATCCAGCATGCCAAGCTCAAATACACTACACACGAAACTGGTTCACTGGAAGCTAAAGGTAAGAATGTTTCACAGGCTAAGAAATGAGGTGGCATTATGTCAGTCAGCCCCtcccctttatttcttttttaaaaaaaaaaaggaaaaagaaagaaagaagtgattcTGGGCTATATGGAGCAAAAtacccctccccattctcccagAAGTAGTCTCTAGGTAAGCCTATCAGAATGAAGAACTAACCTGTCTTTAGGCCTTCCTAAGATCTAGAATTCCATATTTCCTGGTGATCTTACCTCTTTTCCCAAGACTATCACCAACCAGGTCTATCTAGACAACGGAAATTTGACAGAATGGGCTGCAGGGGGCAAAGCCCGTCCTGAGTAGACTAAGGTCAACGGAAAGGAATGGGCTCAGTGCAGAACCAGGAAGTTAGAGATTTGTGACGAAAGATTGTGGCCAGGGTTTGAGAAAGAGGGGTGCCGCAAGAAGTCTGACCTGGTAGCGATGTCGTCATCCTCACCACCCCAGCCCCAATATTCATTGGGGAAGCCATTCATCTTCAGGTACTGGTCAGGAGTGAGGGCTGAAACCCCACCAAAGTACTGGGGGTACGGGAGGCTAAGGAGAAAAAGATCCTTGTAGTTCACAAATTTGGAGCATCAACCCTACCCACAATCCCCTTAGCTCTCATCCTCCTGCAAGGTTGGTCTCCCTGCTTTCTAATACCCTTCTCTGCCCTCTACCTGTATCCAAACTTGTTCATGGCAACAGCAACATGGCGAGGTCCCCGGGGGTCGCACACATACAGGTTATGATCATTTTCTGGAAGGAGGTCCACATCATGTAAGAACAAGCAGTCCCATTCTTCATCACGCAGGGCTTCCCGCACCCCAACATTCAATAGCTTTGCTCTGTTAAACGTTCCATTTCCAGCCTAGTAGATAACAAAGGGGACTAGGTTACACACGGAGAAAGCAGGCAGCATGCATCGAAGGGGCACAGGGGGcccagaggagggagaaaagataaACAGCTGAGCACGGTGGTACCCGActgcaattctagcactcaggagactgagacaggaagatcttgagTAGACTATAAgcaaagcaggggctggagatgtggctcagtcgGTAGGTGCTTATCTAGCAATCATTAAGCCCTGGGTACAGTCCTCAGCACCATATAAAACCAAGTATGGCAGCATGTGcctgtctgcaatcccagcagtgGGAAGGTGGATGCAGGAGCATCCAAagttaaaggtcatcctcagctacacagtaaattctgaggccagcctgggctacgtgagaccctatctcaaaaaacaaaacaaatacatatttgttttgcacatacatatatgcaggcaaaatacacataaataaattagtacagtttaaaaaaaattgcagaaCTAGTATTTTAGTTCATCCTCGGCCAATTCTAAATTTGCATAAGCCacccaacaaaagaaaaatcatagaaaaatataGGAGAGTAGGAATACCCTACCAAAATAGAGAAACAGACTTAACAGAATAAGCATGGAACTAACAAAGTTGAAGAGCAAGGCTTCTCCATTATCTATTGTCTGATCCTCTTAACAATTATCCCATAGACCCATTAGATGAGAGAAGGGGCATTTATTTGAGGCTTCCTTAACATCAAAGAAAGAgtaaggagctgggcagtggtggctcacatctttaatcctagtacttggggggcagaggcaggtggatttctgtgagtttgaggccagtgtggtctacagagtgaattccaggaaagccagagaaaccctgtctcaaaaaaaacaaaaacaaaaacaaaccaaaaacaaaaacaaaagaaagaataagctGGAAAGTGGGGATACCTGGTGGATGACATAGATGCCATAGGCAAGCTGCTGGCGCTGTAGGAAGGGGTGCAGGTGATAGAGCAGCAGCCGCAGGTGGTGCTCCCTGGCACGATGGGGCACAATTATGGCCGTCCGGGAGCGTGGCTCACATTCTGCAGGACGGTACCGACCCCCTGATTCCACCCGGGGATTCCGCTCCACAATCTCTGCTAGTGATGGCACTGGGCTGAACGATACTGATACAGGACCCACTGTTGGCAGGAAATGGCATGTTCAGCAATTGGAGGCACAGAAAATGGGTATCATAATCTGGGAACCCCTCTGGCCAAAAAGCCTGATTCTGGGCTCACTTCCCCAAGGGCTCActcaaaaaaaatctaccaagccTTGGATTTCCCTCATTAAGCCAGCTCCACAAAGCCTAAAGCCGCAGGCAGGCTCCTTACCTTAAACTACTTA comes from the Onychomys torridus chromosome 11, mOncTor1.1, whole genome shotgun sequence genome and includes:
- the B4galt3 gene encoding beta-1,4-galactosyltransferase 3, which translates into the protein MLRRLLERPCTLALLVGSQLAVMMYLSLGGFRSLSALFGRDQGPTFDYSHPRDVYSNLSHLPGPPGAAGAHPAQALPYCPERSPFLVGPVSVSFSPVPSLAEIVERNPRVESGGRYRPAECEPRSRTAIIVPHRAREHHLRLLLYHLHPFLQRQQLAYGIYVIHQAGNGTFNRAKLLNVGVREALRDEEWDCLFLHDVDLLPENDHNLYVCDPRGPRHVAVAMNKFGYSLPYPQYFGGVSALTPDQYLKMNGFPNEYWGWGGEDDDIATRVRLAGMKISRPPTSVGHYKMVKHRGDRGNEENPHRFDLLVRTQNSWTQDGMNSLTYQLLARELGPLYTNITADIGTDPRGPRAPSGPRYPPGSSQAFRQEMLQRRPPARPGPLPTANHTAPHGSH
- the Ppox gene encoding protoporphyrinogen oxidase isoform X2; protein product: MVRSLNLDLEELGRLECWEPELCSWVCGEQVSELGLESEVLPVRGNHPAAQNRFLYVGGALHPLPSGLRGLLRPSPPFSKPLFWAGLRDLMKPRGKEPDETVHSFAQRRLGPEVASLAMDSLCRGVFAGNSRELSVRSCFPSLFQAEQTHRSILLGLLLGAGQSLQPDSSLIRQARAERWSQWSLRGGLEMLPQALHNHLTSKGVTVFKGRPVCGLSLQPEGRWKVSLGDSSLEADHIISAIPAAVLSKLLPAEATPLAHVLSTITAVSVAVVNLQYQGACLPVQGFGHLVPSSEDPAVLGIVYDSVAFPEQDGNPPCLRVTVMLGGYWLEKLEAKGHELSPELFQQQAQEAAATHLGLRERPSHCLVHLHENCIPQYTLGHWQKLESALRFLTAQRLPLTLAGASYEGVAVNDCIESGRQAALAVLGTESNS
- the Ppox gene encoding protoporphyrinogen oxidase isoform X3 is translated as MDSLCRGVFAGNSRELSVRSCFPSLFQAEQTHRSILLGLLLGAGQSLQPDSSLIRQARAERWSQWSLRGGLEMLPQALHNHLTSKGVTVFKGRPVCGLSLQPEGRWKVSLGDSSLEADHIISAIPAAVLSKLLPAEATPLAHVLSTITAVSVAVVNLQYQGACLPVQGFGHLVPSSEDPAVLGIVYDSVAFPEQDGNPPCLRVTVMLGGYWLEKLEAKGHELSPELFQQQAQEAAATHLGLRERPSHCLVHLHENCIPQYTLGHWQKLESALRFLTAQRLPLTLAGASYEGVAVNDCIESGRQAALAVLGTESNS
- the Ppox gene encoding protoporphyrinogen oxidase isoform X1 encodes the protein MGRTVIVLGGGISGLAASYHLIRGPCPPKVILVEGSKRLGGWIRSVRGSNGAIFELGPRGIRPAGVLGARTLLLVSELGLESEVLPVRGNHPAAQNRFLYVGGALHPLPSGLRGLLRPSPPFSKPLFWAGLRDLMKPRGKEPDETVHSFAQRRLGPEVASLAMDSLCRGVFAGNSRELSVRSCFPSLFQAEQTHRSILLGLLLGAGQSLQPDSSLIRQARAERWSQWSLRGGLEMLPQALHNHLTSKGVTVFKGRPVCGLSLQPEGRWKVSLGDSSLEADHIISAIPAAVLSKLLPAEATPLAHVLSTITAVSVAVVNLQYQGACLPVQGFGHLVPSSEDPAVLGIVYDSVAFPEQDGNPPCLRVTVMLGGYWLEKLEAKGHELSPELFQQQAQEAAATHLGLRERPSHCLVHLHENCIPQYTLGHWQKLESALRFLTAQRLPLTLAGASYEGVAVNDCIESGRQAALAVLGTESNS